One Branchiostoma floridae strain S238N-H82 chromosome 15, Bfl_VNyyK, whole genome shotgun sequence DNA window includes the following coding sequences:
- the LOC118432195 gene encoding creatine kinase M-type-like, with translation MAGTQIGAALQYPSWTSHHRCRGRISLSRDLWEKLKDKKTSLTKFTINDVVRSGLLVPSSDIGVYAGDEECYYLFRDVFDPITKECHGINEIPVHISNLDPRSLTSVIKNKAPIRSTRCRVESDEYQAGAGIGRDWPEGRGIFYNNAKTFLAWVNEEDHLRIISMQKGANVEQVFDRLCRGINAINKALLKQAQTEFAFHKQYGYLSSCPTNLGTGMRASVHMHIPNTLTESQFKNRCCKLGLDVRGRHGEKCDSDGGVYDVSNLQRLGSTEVEQVQTLVDGINSI, from the exons ATGGCGGGTACCCAGATAGGAGCAGCTCTGCAATACCCAAGTTGGACCAGCCACCATCGCTGTCGGGGACGCATCTCCCTCAGCCGGGATCTATGGGAAAAGTTAAAG GACAAAAAGACGTCATTGACCAAATTCACCATCAACGATGTGGTACGGAGTGGACTTCTAGTTCCCAGTAGTGACATTGGAGTCTATGCAGGAGACGAGGAGTGCTATTATCTGTTCCGTGACGTTTTCGACCCAATTACAAA AGAGTGCCACGGGATCAACGAGATACCTGTCCACATCTCCAACCTGGACCCTCGCAGTTTGACGTCTGTGATTAAGAACAAAGCGCCGATCCGGTCGACTAGATGTAGGGTG GAGAGTGATGAGTATCAGGCTGGTGCAGGGATAGGCCGGGACTGGCCGGAGGGTCGTGGCATCTTTTACAACAATGCCAAAACGTTTTTGGCGTGGGTAAACGAGGAGGACCATCTTAGAATCATTTCTATGCAGAAAG GAGCAAATGTCGAGCAAGTGTTCGATCGTCTGTGCCGTGGCATCAACGCCATCAACAAGGCCCTACTGAAGCAAGCGCAGACTGAGTTTGCGTTTCACAAGCAGTATGGCTACCTGTCGAGCTGTCCTACAAACCTAGGCACGGGCATGCGCGCTAGCGTCCACATGCACATCCCCAACACGCTAACGGAGTCCCAATTCAAGAACAGGTGTTGTAAGCTTGGGTTGGACGTTAGAGGCCGACATGGAG AAAAATGTGATAGTGACGGAGGTGTGTATGACGTATCCAACCTTCAGCGGCTGGGTAGTACCGAAGTGGAGCAGGTACAAACACTGGTTGATGGCATCAACTCCATTTGA